The segment CTTCTACTTAGGCTTAAGTAGAAAGGTGATAATAGTTCCAGCCAATGTTCCCTTTAAGCTGGAGGCTGAAGTCTTTTACTTCTCTAAGGAAAGCGTATCCATTGAAAAGGAAATCTTTTACATGGACAATAACTCTATGCCATTTGTCTTACCTCAAAGCAGCATCATTTCCCTCAAAGTTCCAGCTTACAGTCTCAGAAGAAGCTTAGACTATATTAGATCCGTATGGTTAAAAACTTCATCGCTTATAGATGAGGCACAGAAAGTAGGCTTCACAGTTTTTAGTGAAAGACAGATTTTAATGAGCGCTTCTGGAAAAATATCTGAAGCAGAAGCTCTTTTATTTAAAGCCTCAAAGAAAGAAGATTTTGAAGGCGTATGGCTGCTTCTCAGGAAAGTGCTTGGTGAGCTAAACTATATACTAGCAATAATTAGCATGAAATATTTTGCTGGAAAGACGAACGCTGTTTACCTTTCATGGATGATGGCGATTTTCAGCGTCGTTATTGGTTCATTCTTCTTTGAGAATAATAAAAGGAAGATAGCATTAAGTATGGTGTCCTATCTGTTGTTAACATATATGTTATATCTCGTGCATCCCGGGGCTCATGTAATAATAGGTGAGAACATAAGACTATTCATGCAGTCAGCTATAACTTCCCTGCTGGTAATTCTAGCGATAGTATTTGGTGTGCCAAGAGTCTGGAAAGAGAGAAGTATTGAGGGGGAGGTTTCTTGGAGAAGCGCCCTTTCAATAATTTTCTCTATGAGTAAACGTCAGATACGTCGGAAAAGGCTGCGTAGCTTCTTAACAATGCTATCAATCTGCATTTTTATACTTGCCTTTACGTCTCTTACCTCCTTTGGAACAGTTTATGAGATAGTCTCCGATAAGATAAATGCGTCTCCTCCATCAAACGGTATTCTCATTAAGAGGTTAAATGCTTCTTCAGGCATATTTATGCCTCTTGGACTTGGCGACGTAGATATACTCCCAAAAATTGTCCCGGCACTAAATGTCACTGTTAGGCTGAAAAACATGCCAAAGTATGACTCCATTGTCAGAATAGTGAATCCAAAAACTAATGATGCTTGGCTCATCTATGGCGTGATCGCAGTTCAGCCTACCGTAGAAAAATTGTATACAAAGTTACATGAGACTGTTGTTGATGGATTTTACTTGAGTAGTGAAGGATGCAATGAGATACTCATAGATAAAAATGTTGCTGAGAAGCTAAATGTTAAAGTAGGGAGTAACGTAACATTAGAGATCGTCGGCGTTGGAGTGACATTTTCGGCAATAGTAAGAGGATTATTCGACGGTGAAAAGTATACTGCTCTTGTAGATTTGAATGGTGAGCCGCTAAGCCCACTCCGTTATCTCAAAGATGGCTCAATAAAGAAATGTAATGGCAGTGAAGTAATTGTGACTAATTTGAGTACCGCAATGAAAATTCAAGAGTTAATTGATTTACGTTACATTACGCGCGCTCCACGGTTCCTTGTTCCCTCAGAAATAGTCTTCAGACCAAGTAAAGAGCAGAATATTGAGGATGTCGCCAGAACAATAATCCTCTTCTTCAACTACGATGTTTTTGTAGCTGAAGATGGGAGAATTACTTACTATCATATCGGCTCGTACTTTGAAGTTAAGGGGCTAGTTGAGTTAATGATACCCTTAGTTATGGTTATTTTAAACGTGAGCATGGTTATGATCAACAGTATCTATGAAAGAAGGGAAGAAATTAAAGTTCTTTCAATGATCGGCTTAAACCCAACCCATATAGCATTAACTTTCCTTGCTGAGGCGGTTGTTATGGGCATGGTTAGTGGTAGTGTAGGTTATGTTTTCGGTCTAGGCTTTTATAGAATTACCACCTTCCTAAGCCAAAGCATGATTGTAAGAGAGAAACTTGAGTGGTGGTGGAGTGCCCTAGGTTTTACACTAGCTATCGTACTTTCAGTCATCGCATCTATAAGGCCGGCTGCGATGGCTATACGCGTATATACTCCATCAAAAATCAAGAAACTCAAAATCTCCGAGGCAGAGAGGAAGAAGAGAAAAGAGGAAATATTTAAGGTGTATCAGGCTAGGGAAATTAGTATGCCAGTGAAGCTGCTGCCAGCTGAGAAGACCTTCTTCATAAACTACTTCTTGACTTCCTTAAAGGAGATAAGCACAAGTCTGATTGAGAGAACCGAGAATATTGAATTGTTACCTGAGATGGAGGATGTAAAAGGACGAATTATAAGCACTATTAGATTTGATTATTACCTTGGAACACCTGAGCGTAGGGTTAGGATAAGGAGCAAGTTATTAGTGACAAAAAGTCCAAGCGAAGAATATTATCGTGTGTTACTATCGTTAGAGCCTGAACCAGGCATACCGGAAAGCATGGTAGACAGAGTAGTAGACTACGTTAACGACGTCATAATGTATTGGGTTAGAAATAAGAAGAGAATAATTGGCGGCTCATCTTAAGATAAAAATATAGAAATTTCCTTAATTTGGATAAAATTTAAATTCCTTTTTTGATTTTATTTTACTGGAGGAGGGGAATTGATTCTCTTTAGGAAATCAAAAGTTGAAGAAAGCCGGCAGAAGAAAGTTGATAAGGCGCAGAGAAGATTAGAAGATTTTAAATCATCTCAAAATGAAAAGCAAGCTCCAGCGTGGATATTGGCGATCAAGAAGATAGAAAGTGAAGTTAATGAAAAGATAAGGGTCTTTAATTCAAATATAAAAAATATTAAGGCATTTTCTTTAAGGCTCGAAGAGCTGGTTAAAATGCTTAACTCAGGTGAGATATCGCAGAATATTTATGATCTTTTACTAGAGGAGCTGAGTAATGATCTATCGCTTCTGATAGAGGAAACATTTCTTATAAGAGAGAGCTTAGAGGTCTTGAAGGCTAGAGCTAAAATTGAGTGGATAAGAGAAAGAATAGGAATGGGTTACTCAGAGCAGGAAGTTGAACGTGTGCCTTGGGTGAGGTCGGAAGAAGTTTATTCACCCATTTACAAGTGGAAAGAAATAGTGGACAAGATAGATGGCGCTTTATCTTCATTAACTTTTGAAGAAGAAATCTCATTAATAGAACGCTACCTTTCAACCATCAAGAAATGGGGGATGCCGGCATCAAAGCTAAAAAATTTTGAGGAGGTTAAGAAAATCCTGCAGCAGCGTTTAACAATTCTCACGGAGAAGTGGTCCTCTATACGAAAAGATAAAATTGGAAAAATAATGGATCTGGAAATGAAAGCCTCGCAGATTAAAGACGAGATTAAAGAGGTGGAGGTAAGGTATGCTATTGGAGAGATAGACAGGAGCCGCTGCGATTTAATGCTCAGCAAACTGCAGGGCTCTTTAAGAAGAATAGAAAAAGATCTTTATGATATAAGAAGTTATGTTGATGATATTGATTTAAAGATATTCAGAATAATGGAATTGTTGAGGGAACCATTATGAGTAACAGTCTTTATAGGATCTTGTTACTCTTTCACTTAGCTTTGTGTATTGGTCTAACTATCCAATTGTTGGCTGCGGAAGGTCAAGAAGACATCTATGGGGAGTCTTCAAATATAAATAATAGCTTGCCAGCGCCAGTACATAACGTTACATTTATTGTGAGCAACTGGGATGAGAGTTCATACCTTAAGGGGCTGGACATTCTTATTTTAAACTCAAATGGAAGTCTCTTTTTAACAGGGGTTACGGACGCTTCTGGGCGTATAAATCTAACGCTAAAGGAAGGATCTTATATAGTCATTGTTAAGAGTGGCGAGAGAATTGTTGGTTATCAAACGATAAATATCACGGGATCTGACACTATTAGAATTAAGACTTGGGCCTTCACCCTAAGGATTACATGTATTGATAGGGAGTCTAGATTTATTGATGGAGCTATAGTACGTCTTTATAGTCAAATGGTAGTATTCGGCGGAAACCTTACAAATCAAAGCTCCAATATTAGTATAATTGAACAGGAAGTGGGTTCAATAAAAACTGACAAAAATGGCACAGTAATCTTTAATAATATTTGGAATGGAACTTACAGAATTATTGTTGAACATGGTAGGATAATTGGAGAAAAAATAATAAATATAAATAGACCTAAGAATTTAACATTAGTATGCAATCGAACCTCTTTAAAGATAAAAGTTTATGCATCAACACCATTAAGGAGCCCTCTATCAAACGCATCAATCCTTTTGCAGGATAGCTTTGGGCGAATTATCGCAAAAGGAGTAACTGATAATGAAGGAGCGGTCTACTTTGACAACATATGTGGCGATAATTATACGATTTTCGTTGATTGGATGAGTTTTGAAGTTTACTCGGGAACCATAAATGCAAATGTTAGAAAAGACTTTGATCTACAAGTCTCCGTTTTTAGTGTAACTATCCGGGTTGTGGATGCCTTCGGTAACCCTCTTCCTAACTCGAGAGTCACTGTGAAAAGAGTTGTAGGTAGGGTTGGAACAAAAATATTGGAATTAGAAACAGACGAGAGGGGACTTATATCAGTTATGTTGCCTTCAGGTACCTATGAATTTTCTTGTTCCGGCGGGATCTATAGTGGTCTAAGCGTCACAAATATACTTAACAATTATGGTGGAGTAATACAATGCAGCATTCATCCCAATATATTTATCCTAATATTTATTGTTTCAATACCCCTACTACTTTTCTCTCTGCTCTTAGAGAGACAAAAAATTAGAAAGCCATTAGAGTATAGGCGATATCAAAACATTCTTTTAAAACTTGAGAACCTATATAATAATGGGTTAGTAGAGTATAAGATATATAGAAAGCTAAAGGAGGAATATGAAACTAAGCTTATGGAACTTGGTGGGAGGAAGAGAAGATGAAATATAGAGCCTTTTTAAAGTATGCCACTATAACTATATTGATGTTTCTTTTATTTACAATGTTCTGTAGTGAGGTTAGAAGCCCTGATGGAAACTATTTGATATGGGTGACGTTCTACTTAAGAGAATATGGAACTGAGGTGCCAGTCGCCAATACCTCCCTCTCGTTCACACTTACAACCTCTTTGGGCACAGTAAAGCTAGGTCCATGGAAACCCGATGATACCGGTAGAATTAACGTCTTCCTTGGAGAGTTTTCTACGAAAGCGCTTTCTGTGCCGCCACGGCTTGTTGAAATATCGTTAACAAACGATTACTTGCTGATAAAGATTGGTGAGGTTTTCATAGAGGATATTGATGGATTGGATGCACAATATGATTTTAAAGAGGTTAGATATAGGAACATTCAAGTTAACCTTCCAAACATTATGAGGCCAGGAAGAGAAGTTGAGATTTTAGACAATAAAGTTTTTGTTAAGATGAGCATTTGGGTTTTAAAGGGCAAAATTGTGTCCATCTCTGATAGAGATCCTTTATCTGGAAAAGATTCAGCAATTCTAGTTAAGCCATCCGCTAAAGTTATTTCCGTCAAAGTGGAGAATAAAACTGATATTTGCAAGCATTATTATTTCGTTCCAATTAATTACAATGTACTAATAGTGCCGAGAACAACTGTTGGACAGCTACTCCAATATAAAAACTTTAGGGTTACAGTAGATGAAAATGTTTCATTTATACATTGGATGTATTATGCTGCCTCTCACTACGTAGATGAAATGTTGCTCTTACTCAGAAAAGAAATAAACTGGTTGAAGTCCTCCGGTTTACCTGTTGACCAGGAACTTGAAGAATATAATGCCCTTAACAACTTAGCTACAAGAACATTATCTTCCCTCTTAAAAGAGGAGTATACCGCAGCTCTTAATGGGATGAGGATTTTTGCTAATAGGGTGAACGATTTAAATAGGTGGCTGGTGAACTTAAAGAATCTATCGATTGTCGGCACAATTTTGATAGTGATATTCGCATACTGTTTTTCGTCGCTGCTCTCAGCGTTCATATTTGAGGAACCTACAAGGGGAAAGACAAGGCTAGTAATCAAGATATTATTGTTTGTTCCATTAACAATATTGTTCGCGTTAATAGATCCTTCGTCAAGATTAGCGTGCATTATGCTTGTCAGCGGTTCACTTGGTTCTCCGGTCTTTCCCAACGACGTTCAATCCGTTTTACTCGGAATGCTTGTCTTTGACGCATTACTATACTTCCTAATAGCGGTGATCACCGTGAAGAAGTCACCTGTAACAGATCTTGCGCTACAAATGGGTATAAGAGGATTGAAGAGGAGAGCCTCCAGGTCAATTTTAACGTTGATAACAATCGCAATAGTAGTATCTTCCTCAGTATTGTTCGTAAATATATCAATAGCTAGGGGGGTTAAAGTTAAAAGCTCATGGTTTGGAACGCAATTTCCAAGCATAATAGTGAGGTCTGAACCATTATCGCCAAGTATAAACATTTATGATGTAGATTGGATTCGGACTAATGAGTGGTGTATGAATGTAAGTTATTTTGAGACGATTAATGAGGCTGAGAGGATTGGATCTGACACCCAAATTTTCCGGACTGGAATGATTAGGTTTAGCACGGGATCCTGGCAACCAATAGCATTAATCTTAATAGACCCAGCATTTATGAATGAAAACTATAACTTTTCAATTTATGTGAGAGGGTTCTGGAGAGAATTCTCTCCGGGAGAGAATGTTGTTCTCCTGCCGACCACTTATAATGTGGCAGTTGGAGATTATGTAACATTAGGTGTAGACGAGACTATTGTCACAGCGGAAGGCGGAGCGCCTCTTGGAACTAGAATCTTAGGTATATTTCGTGTTGTTGGGAAGTTTGATTTATCGCAAATCTTGGAGATTAGGAAGCCTGATAATACGCCACTCTTCAAGGAGTCTGCCATAAATGTTGTCTTAGCCCCCATTGGATCAATAAAGGATCCCGCCATACATATTTCTGAGGTTATAGCAATCGTTAAGCCTGAGTATAATCCAATCACTGTAGCTTCAGAAGTATCTTATTCGCTTGGTCTTCCAGTTATAGCGAATAGTAATGGAATATCTTTCTTAGTGGCGTGGTCAATTGAGGTTTCAGTTACTGGACTAATCCAAAGCATCGTGCCACTAATAATAGCTGGATTAATAATGTACGTGTCTATAAACTCAATTTTTGAGGAAAGAAGAAGGGAAATGCTTACTCTAGCAACATTAGGTATGGATCCACGGAACACCCTAATCTCCTTCATCATCGAGACTATACTTTATGGCTTACTGGGAACGCTTACAGGTTTCTTTGGAGTATACGTTACAGTCTCCTTCCTATTATATCTGGAAAGAATGCTTAATCTCGCTATACTGCCACTGCAATTAAGCTACTCTACATTCACTATTTTCGTGGCACTATTCACTGGCGTATTCATGGTCTTTCTAGGAGGATATGTACCGTCCATAAGGGCCCAAGGATTAAGTCTAATGGGTAGGGCTAAAGAGCGAGAGATATTCGGTGAGCTTATAGAGGAGGGAGATATCGTGATATTTCCTTTGCCAATAAGGGAAAGCATTCAAAATAGTGAGTTAGTATATACTTACGTCAAGGAGAATGTCACAAAAATGCCTTCCTCCCTAATTGACCGTAACTCTATAAAGGGCGAGATTAGGAGAGATGGTACCTTTAATGTATCCTTTATAGCTTTTGGTCCGGGACGCGCCGTCACAATACCATGCGAAATTAAAGGTGAGAGAAAGAGGGATGTTCTGGCACTGTCGGTTGCCTTCCCTAAAGGGTATAGGAGCTACGGTGAAATGGGGAAGGTGCTACGTAACCTTGAATCAAGCATGATAGGCTTCTCTGTGTGGCGTGACATGCAGATTAAAGCGAAGATTATAAGGGAGGCTCCCAAAAAGGAGAAAACCGTAGAGGAGATAATAGAGGAGGCGAAAGGAATCATCGAGCAGATAAAGGAGATAAATAGGAAGATAAAGATGCTTGATTCTCAAAAGGATAGGCTTATGGAGGAAACATATAATGAATTTAGACAGAGGTATGTGCACGCTCTAGACGAGAAGTACAAGATTCTAAGGTCTATAACGATAGGTTTAGAGCAATACCTAGCCCAATTCAGAGAAGAAATCAGGAAAATTAACTTAGAAATTGAGAGAAATACGATAGCCTATAATCTTGGAGAAATTAATGAGGAAGAGTATGTAAGGATTTGCAGTCCCCTCCAGAATAGAATAGCAAATTTAAAAAGTAAGGCAATGGATCTTGAGGAGATATTTGAGTTTCTTAAGAAGCCATCTGGGGTAATGTAGTTTTACCAGCGCCTCTTGGGTAATCTACAAGTGCTTGTGAACTCTTTTACCACATCATACTGGAAAGTTCCAGGTCTAGGGGTAGTAAATACCCAGCATATACCAGCTTGCTCGTAGGCTATCTCTATTGCTCTCCTAAGATACTCTTTTAAAGGCCTATTAATGGGCCAAGATGAGTGGGGAGTGAAGTAAATACATGGTATCGCTATTTTTCCTGTCTTAAGATAATCGTTTATCTCTAGGGGTAATGTATTTGGGTAGATGCCGCATTCAGGATATAGGAATGAGCTATGCTGATAGCCCCAAAGTAATGCATCAACGTATGGAAGATAGCCTGCTTCAGAAAACTTATTTAAGCTTTCATGGTAGACACATACACCGAATAGTAAATTGGGATTTACTTCTTTAGTCTTACTATAAATTTGCTTTGTATAATCGACTGTGAAGAATGAGAGGTTACCGTCAAAATCATCGATCATCCATAGCGTTAAATTGGGATTTTGAACAGATATCCTAGCTATTTCCTCAGCCCACTTAATGTAGTCTAAGTTAAAGGGCGGATATCCTGGGAGTGCTTCTGAAGGTGGCACTATATAAACCCACACTTCTATTCCATGCTCCCTCGCTCTACTGCAGAACTCTCCCAGAGTTGCTAGCTCCTTCTCCGAGTGACCGTGAATAAGGTAAGTGTAGCAATTCACGTTGAGATCCAATATCAATGAAAGAATCGCATCTATATCTGGTGTGTAATCCTGCTTATATATCATTCCTGCATAAGCTGAGACAATCCCCCTATAGAATGGATTAGTTTTAGCCCTCTCCCCCTTAATCCTTATGTTCTCTGCAACTATTGAATCTAAGTTTATTACTGAGGCAATCTTACTTATCTTGACCTCACCATCTATTCCAACCTCAACATGATATGTACCCTCGCGTCTAGGCAGGGCAGAAATAGATAAAACCTTTATCTTCTCCCCTTTTTCAAAGAGAAGAGTCTCTTCAGACTTACATATTATAGAGCCATCCTTGTCTCTTAAGACCATATTAATAATTTTTTCTGAAGCCAGCGGAACTGGCTTACTAGCTACTACATTCAAATATGCTTCTATTGGCTTATTAGCCTCATATAGGCTGGCTATGACTCCGCCTACATAGAACATTAGTGGCATTTCCTGAGGTAGCGGCTTTAACGTCGGCTCCTTTATCCTACTGCTTATTATTTGGTATCTTTTTCTTATTTCGTCCTCTGTTAAGGCGCGAGAGTAAACCCTCACTTCGTCCATAAATCCTATGAGTGGCCACCTGGATATTCTACCAGCTCCAAAGCTCCCAACTCTTAATGGCGCAATGTTATCGCCTACCTTCTTTCCTTCACTTTCACCCTCAGCCACCTTACTCCCGTCAACATATAATTGTAGATTTTTACCCTTCCTAACCCCAACAATATAATGCCATTTGCCATCAGCTACATCCGGCCCACTTAACCTAAAGTATCTTCCTTCACCATATAATTCAGTGAACTGCAAAGTCCCATCGAAATAACCAATAACCCAAGCCGACTCTAACCTTGAACCTGACCACTTTGATACATAAATTTGGCGGCCTTTTGACTCATGCTTTACCCATGCTTCAATAGAATAATCGTTAGAGAAGACAAAGCATAATTCTAACCCGCCGCCGCAAATTAGTGAGCTTCTTTCATCTAAAAGTAGGGCCTTCCCACATATACCGTCAACCCACTTTACCCCTGCTACCTGAATATTATTTTCATTCCCAGAATAGTCATGGGCTAGATCTCCCTCACCTTCATCAAAGCTCCAATAAGCAACCATATCTTTCTCCACTTTACTTTCCCCCTCCCTCTAATGAAACCTATCTCTTTTTGAATCTTTCCTCCGCTTGATTATTAAGTCTTTATATTTATAAGGCTTTCATTCAGTCAACAATTTATTGAATCAGAATACTTTTTAATTTAACGAAAAACCTTAATTTAGATTGTTTAAAAGATAAGATAATTAGAGGGAATTATCGAAAGAGGACGATAAAAAGATATGCGATACAGGTTAAAGAAAAAATTGATCGCTATCTTTATGAGCTTAATTCTGTTTACAGTAGCCTTCGTATTCCTGCTCGGTTACTATAGCATCCCGCCCGATGTGTTACCGGATTCACGAGTGTTTCTTCTAGAGGAAGAGGGTGTAGATATAGTGTTTCTACATCTCAGGCAGCGTGGATATTTTAAAAATTATATTTTGAAGGTTATAGTTGAAGGCATATCCTATCAAATCTATAATTCAACTCATATGGTGAGTGATAGGGGAGACTATGTAAAATATTTGGCGACCGGTAGGATTTCCGCCGCCAGCGAACTGCTGTACGGTAAAGTCTTCACAATATATAGTAGGGAGGAACCATTAGATGGACATATAGTGTTCTGGGGAAAAATTCTGTCAGGTCGGGAACCAAATTTAGAGAGCATTATTATAGGTTTAGAGAGGGCGGTATTAACATTTCCAGGCTCACTTATAACGTTTAGAGTTAATATTGAGCGTGTCCCAAATGTGAGGTCGAGTGAGCACCCGCGCATCTTTTTCTCAGATAAGGCTGACGTTTCAGCGCTTAAGAATCTAGCTTATAGTGATGTTCATAATTATATGAACATATCATTTCCCAAAGTATTCTCATCTATTAAAGAGACAGCGGATTTCTATCTCACAGAAACATATTTTTCAGTGTATGGCGGTGCCATGTATGTATATCTCCCCCCAAACCAGCCTAGACGTCATGCAGATAACTTCCCATATTGGACTGGTATAAGCCGCCAGATACAGTATCGACTAGAAACATTAGCTTTCTTGTACTTAGTTACCGGAGAGAAAGCGTATGCTGAAAGAGCTAAAACGTTTATGCTATATATGGCAGGATGGAGTCAGTGGACGGACCCCGACTACAGATGCGCCGGCCCAAGAACATGTCTAGATATAGGTCACATATGTGTAGGAATGGCAATAGCATACGATTGGGTTCACGATGTCCTTGATGCTGCTGAAAAGT is part of the Candidatus Bathyarchaeia archaeon genome and harbors:
- a CDS encoding ABC transporter permease, which gives rise to MGKLYTSLITCFLLVIVCSLTIVSASPFWQLTGTIEQASSSPRILVKVYDAFSGAPIENATVILWNLNMPEKPRVSAGIYFTNKEGFCLISGEYLRPGYIYRLYAYKGNFEENFVEYVPAKYERDIYMGKESINLTLALVPGALIILEETVYIVQSSTPEERYVAVKVIPEAPTSSSLIMEYGASPDIFYLGLSRKVIIVPANVPFKLEAEVFYFSKESVSIEKEIFYMDNNSMPFVLPQSSIISLKVPAYSLRRSLDYIRSVWLKTSSLIDEAQKVGFTVFSERQILMSASGKISEAEALLFKASKKEDFEGVWLLLRKVLGELNYILAIISMKYFAGKTNAVYLSWMMAIFSVVIGSFFFENNKRKIALSMVSYLLLTYMLYLVHPGAHVIIGENIRLFMQSAITSLLVILAIVFGVPRVWKERSIEGEVSWRSALSIIFSMSKRQIRRKRLRSFLTMLSICIFILAFTSLTSFGTVYEIVSDKINASPPSNGILIKRLNASSGIFMPLGLGDVDILPKIVPALNVTVRLKNMPKYDSIVRIVNPKTNDAWLIYGVIAVQPTVEKLYTKLHETVVDGFYLSSEGCNEILIDKNVAEKLNVKVGSNVTLEIVGVGVTFSAIVRGLFDGEKYTALVDLNGEPLSPLRYLKDGSIKKCNGSEVIVTNLSTAMKIQELIDLRYITRAPRFLVPSEIVFRPSKEQNIEDVARTIILFFNYDVFVAEDGRITYYHIGSYFEVKGLVELMIPLVMVILNVSMVMINSIYERREEIKVLSMIGLNPTHIALTFLAEAVVMGMVSGSVGYVFGLGFYRITTFLSQSMIVREKLEWWWSALGFTLAIVLSVIASIRPAAMAIRVYTPSKIKKLKISEAERKKRKEEIFKVYQAREISMPVKLLPAEKTFFINYFLTSLKEISTSLIERTENIELLPEMEDVKGRIISTIRFDYYLGTPERRVRIRSKLLVTKSPSEEYYRVLLSLEPEPGIPESMVDRVVDYVNDVIMYWVRNKKRIIGGSS
- a CDS encoding FtsX-like permease family protein, with the translated sequence MKYRAFLKYATITILMFLLFTMFCSEVRSPDGNYLIWVTFYLREYGTEVPVANTSLSFTLTTSLGTVKLGPWKPDDTGRINVFLGEFSTKALSVPPRLVEISLTNDYLLIKIGEVFIEDIDGLDAQYDFKEVRYRNIQVNLPNIMRPGREVEILDNKVFVKMSIWVLKGKIVSISDRDPLSGKDSAILVKPSAKVISVKVENKTDICKHYYFVPINYNVLIVPRTTVGQLLQYKNFRVTVDENVSFIHWMYYAASHYVDEMLLLLRKEINWLKSSGLPVDQELEEYNALNNLATRTLSSLLKEEYTAALNGMRIFANRVNDLNRWLVNLKNLSIVGTILIVIFAYCFSSLLSAFIFEEPTRGKTRLVIKILLFVPLTILFALIDPSSRLACIMLVSGSLGSPVFPNDVQSVLLGMLVFDALLYFLIAVITVKKSPVTDLALQMGIRGLKRRASRSILTLITIAIVVSSSVLFVNISIARGVKVKSSWFGTQFPSIIVRSEPLSPSINIYDVDWIRTNEWCMNVSYFETINEAERIGSDTQIFRTGMIRFSTGSWQPIALILIDPAFMNENYNFSIYVRGFWREFSPGENVVLLPTTYNVAVGDYVTLGVDETIVTAEGGAPLGTRILGIFRVVGKFDLSQILEIRKPDNTPLFKESAINVVLAPIGSIKDPAIHISEVIAIVKPEYNPITVASEVSYSLGLPVIANSNGISFLVAWSIEVSVTGLIQSIVPLIIAGLIMYVSINSIFEERRREMLTLATLGMDPRNTLISFIIETILYGLLGTLTGFFGVYVTVSFLLYLERMLNLAILPLQLSYSTFTIFVALFTGVFMVFLGGYVPSIRAQGLSLMGRAKEREIFGELIEEGDIVIFPLPIRESIQNSELVYTYVKENVTKMPSSLIDRNSIKGEIRRDGTFNVSFIAFGPGRAVTIPCEIKGERKRDVLALSVAFPKGYRSYGEMGKVLRNLESSMIGFSVWRDMQIKAKIIREAPKKEKTVEEIIEEAKGIIEQIKEINRKIKMLDSQKDRLMEETYNEFRQRYVHALDEKYKILRSITIGLEQYLAQFREEIRKINLEIERNTIAYNLGEINEEEYVRICSPLQNRIANLKSKAMDLEEIFEFLKKPSGVM
- a CDS encoding LamG domain-containing protein; this encodes MVAYWSFDEGEGDLAHDYSGNENNIQVAGVKWVDGICGKALLLDERSSLICGGGLELCFVFSNDYSIEAWVKHESKGRQIYVSKWSGSRLESAWVIGYFDGTLQFTELYGEGRYFRLSGPDVADGKWHYIVGVRKGKNLQLYVDGSKVAEGESEGKKVGDNIAPLRVGSFGAGRISRWPLIGFMDEVRVYSRALTEDEIRKRYQIISSRIKEPTLKPLPQEMPLMFYVGGVIASLYEANKPIEAYLNVVASKPVPLASEKIINMVLRDKDGSIICKSEETLLFEKGEKIKVLSISALPRREGTYHVEVGIDGEVKISKIASVINLDSIVAENIRIKGERAKTNPFYRGIVSAYAGMIYKQDYTPDIDAILSLILDLNVNCYTYLIHGHSEKELATLGEFCSRAREHGIEVWVYIVPPSEALPGYPPFNLDYIKWAEEIARISVQNPNLTLWMIDDFDGNLSFFTVDYTKQIYSKTKEVNPNLLFGVCVYHESLNKFSEAGYLPYVDALLWGYQHSSFLYPECGIYPNTLPLEINDYLKTGKIAIPCIYFTPHSSWPINRPLKEYLRRAIEIAYEQAGICWVFTTPRPGTFQYDVVKEFTSTCRLPKRRW